From the Chryseobacterium sp. G0201 genome, the window TGTTGATCGTTGATGGTCTTTAGTTGATTGTCAATTTAAAATTATATGAGCGGAACTTAGGTTTCGCTTTTTTTGTTTTTAAACAATAAGCTAATTTTTTAGCCTTAAAGATTTGCTGCATAAGACTTACCACAAAGTTTGTCATGCTGGAAGCATCAAGACTCGAATCTTTCCAGAATATTCTCTAATACTATGTTGAGATGCTTCCAGCATGACAAACTTTACGGATATTTCCTAATGTTTTATCAAACGACTGCAACCCTAGCCCCGATTGGAACGGCATCCTTTTTGGTTGCGGGCGGAGCGAAGCGGAGCCCGTTACCAAAAAGATATAGTGGAAAGCGGGATAAAGCTCTAAATAAAAGTTTTAATAGATTTAATTAAAAAAATTTTACTTCTTGATATGATGTTTTGAAAATTTTACAGAAGTGATGAAATAGTAAAATCGCTATTCTGTGACATGAAAGTTACAAATTACAACTAATTTTCTAATTTCAAATTAATTAAATAAAAAATAATTGAAACATGTGTAACCTTTTTACCTTTTCAAACGTATAATATATAGTAACTCTATTTTGAGGAAAAATAAATGAGACAATTAAAAATCACTAAGCAGGTAACCAACAGGGAAACTGCTTCATTAGACAAGTATTTGCAGGAAATTGGTAAAGTGGAACTGATTACTGCGGACGAAGAAGTAGATTTGGCACAAAGAATACGTGCGGGCGACAGAGCTGCACTGGAGAAATTAATCAAGGCCAACCTTCGTTTCGTAGTTTCCGTATCTAAACAATACCAAAATCAAGGTCTTTCTTTACCTGATTTAATTAATGAAGGTAACTTAGGATTGATGAAAGCGGCAAAAAGGTATGATGAAACTAGAGGTTTCAAATTTATCTCTTATGCGGTTTGGTGGATTCGTCAGTCGATTTTACAGGCTTTGGCAGAACAGTCAAGAATTGTAAGATTGCCGTTGAATAAAATTGGTTCCATCAACAAGATCAACAAAGCATATGCTCACTTAGAACAAGAAAACGAAAGACCTCCTTCTCCGGAAGAATTGGCTGAAGTTCTTGATATGAGCGAGGAAGATATTAAAGAATCTATGAAAAACTCCGGAAGACACTTGTCTATGGATGCACCTCTAGTTGAAGGTGAAGATTCTAATCTTTATGATGTATTACGTTCAGGAGAATCTCCAAGTCCAGATAAAGATCTAATGCTTGAATCTCTTCAAATTGAAATTGAAAGAGCATTAAATACTTTGACTCCAAGAGAGGCTGACTTAGTAAGATTATACTTCGGATTAAACGGAAAACATCCAATGACTTTAGAGGAAATTGGTGAAACTTTCGATCTTACAAGAGAGAGAGTCCGTCAGATCAAAGAAAAAGCAATTAAGAGACTAAAGCATAATACCAGAAGCAAGATCCTGAAATCTTATTTAGGTAAATAATTTTAGCGCAACAATTTATTAGGCGGAGTTTGATTTTTCAAGCTCCGTTTTTTTGTAACAATTTTGTAGGTATCTTCAACTAATTGAAAAACTTTAAGAATAATTTCATTCCTGAGGAATCTCAATAATTATATTTAAAAACTAGCTCTAGATTCCTCTGGAATGACAAACTTTGAAAATAAAAACTTAAAAACAAACTATGAAAAAAATACTTTTCTCCTCTATCT encodes:
- a CDS encoding RNA polymerase sigma factor RpoD/SigA, which gives rise to MRQLKITKQVTNRETASLDKYLQEIGKVELITADEEVDLAQRIRAGDRAALEKLIKANLRFVVSVSKQYQNQGLSLPDLINEGNLGLMKAAKRYDETRGFKFISYAVWWIRQSILQALAEQSRIVRLPLNKIGSINKINKAYAHLEQENERPPSPEELAEVLDMSEEDIKESMKNSGRHLSMDAPLVEGEDSNLYDVLRSGESPSPDKDLMLESLQIEIERALNTLTPREADLVRLYFGLNGKHPMTLEEIGETFDLTRERVRQIKEKAIKRLKHNTRSKILKSYLGK